One window from the genome of Prosthecobacter vanneervenii encodes:
- the rlmN gene encoding 23S rRNA (adenine(2503)-C(2))-methyltransferase RlmN, with protein sequence MPRSLHDLTYDQLREVLVSAGLRPAHTGTLWNTLHFRAMADPLAREDLAPPLRKWLTQVLTDGNWMLDVPPISLDTPSSDGLTHKYLLRMADAQEIETVIMGYTGRHTACISTQAGCAMGCVFCATGQMGFVRHLRPGEIVAQVLHAQRCVRAKGEKGLRNLVFMGMGEPLHNYDSVMTALDIICDTRGLNIGPSKISVSTVGVVPGILRMAAENRPYNLAVSLHAATEEERAKLIPANQRWPLTDLMAACRSYNAQTGRRIFFAWTLIDGVNDTPEHAKRIAELLHGLDAHINLIPLNRTDGYSGEESTSTAADAFHRILQDAGFPCTIRQRRGIDVAAGCGQLKALKNRRKAAA encoded by the coding sequence ATGCCGCGTTCACTGCATGACCTGACCTATGACCAGCTCCGCGAGGTGCTCGTCTCGGCAGGCCTGCGCCCGGCCCACACCGGCACGCTTTGGAACACCCTGCACTTCCGGGCCATGGCCGATCCGCTGGCCCGTGAAGACCTGGCACCCCCGCTGCGAAAATGGCTTACGCAGGTGCTCACTGACGGCAACTGGATGCTGGACGTGCCGCCCATCTCTCTCGACACGCCCAGCAGTGATGGCCTCACGCACAAATACCTCCTCCGCATGGCCGATGCACAGGAGATCGAGACCGTCATCATGGGCTACACCGGCCGCCATACCGCCTGCATCAGCACCCAGGCCGGCTGCGCCATGGGCTGTGTCTTCTGCGCCACTGGGCAGATGGGCTTTGTGCGCCACCTGCGCCCCGGCGAGATCGTGGCCCAGGTGCTGCATGCCCAGCGCTGCGTGCGCGCCAAAGGGGAAAAAGGCCTGCGCAATCTCGTCTTTATGGGCATGGGCGAGCCCCTGCACAACTACGACTCCGTGATGACCGCGCTGGACATCATCTGCGACACGCGCGGCCTCAACATCGGCCCCAGCAAGATCAGCGTCTCCACCGTGGGCGTGGTGCCCGGCATCCTGCGCATGGCGGCGGAAAACCGGCCCTACAACCTGGCCGTGAGCCTGCACGCCGCCACCGAGGAGGAGCGGGCCAAACTCATCCCCGCCAACCAGCGCTGGCCGCTCACTGATCTGATGGCCGCCTGCCGCAGCTACAATGCGCAGACGGGCCGCCGCATCTTCTTTGCCTGGACTTTGATTGATGGCGTCAATGACACCCCCGAGCACGCAAAGCGCATCGCCGAACTGCTCCACGGTCTCGACGCCCACATCAATCTCATCCCCCTCAACCGCACCGACGGCTACTCGGGAGAGGAAAGCACCAGCACCGCCGCCGATGCCTTCCACCGCATCCTCCAGGACGCCGGATTCCCCTGCACCATCCGCCAGCGCCGCGGCATCGACGTCGCCGCCGGCTGCGGGCAGCTCAAGGCGCTGAAAAATCGGCGCAAAGCAGCCGCCTGA
- a CDS encoding Gfo/Idh/MocA family protein translates to MKRIPVSSRRQFLARSAAAIGFPTIIPASVLGQNAPSNKITMAVFGWGMMGPSNTSKFLQEQDCQIVAACDIDKRNLQKALEVINGAYKNQDCKPYHDYREVMARKDIDTVMLALPDNWHALTAIEAAKNGKDIYGEKPLARTIAEQQAIVKAVQKHGRIWQTGSWQRSEDNFRIGAEIVRNGLIGKLKEVHVGLPDGHKDFAGTGDKRSVTPPPPELDYEMWIGPATMQDYIECRVHKNWRWDYNIGGGQLLDWIGHHCDIAHWGMDMDRSGPNEVSPIQVDMPPRTDIWNTATKYRAEAKYAGGITMTIAGGHDDIKMGTKWIGTDGWVYVNRGGAYDCSNPALKQMVKKRKDEKDPKSEIIEVAKAPKLGDDIIKTRLYETKGHHRNFLDCVKSRQPTVTPVETAHHSATPGHLALISFLTNRSIKWDPVKEEILGDADAAKLLGREYRGPWKLEV, encoded by the coding sequence ATGAAACGCATTCCTGTTTCCTCCCGCCGTCAGTTCCTTGCCAGGTCCGCAGCCGCCATCGGCTTTCCCACCATCATCCCGGCCAGTGTGCTGGGGCAGAACGCCCCCTCCAACAAGATCACCATGGCTGTCTTTGGCTGGGGCATGATGGGGCCGAGCAACACGAGCAAATTTTTGCAGGAGCAGGACTGCCAGATCGTGGCTGCGTGTGACATTGACAAGCGCAACCTGCAGAAGGCGCTGGAGGTCATCAATGGCGCTTACAAGAATCAAGACTGCAAGCCCTACCATGACTACCGTGAGGTGATGGCGCGCAAGGACATCGACACCGTGATGCTGGCGCTGCCGGACAACTGGCATGCGCTGACCGCCATCGAAGCGGCGAAGAACGGCAAGGACATCTACGGTGAGAAGCCGCTGGCACGCACCATCGCCGAGCAGCAGGCCATTGTGAAAGCGGTGCAGAAGCACGGACGCATCTGGCAGACGGGCTCGTGGCAGCGCAGCGAGGACAACTTCCGCATCGGCGCGGAGATCGTGCGCAACGGGCTCATCGGAAAGCTCAAGGAGGTGCACGTGGGGCTGCCTGATGGGCACAAGGATTTTGCAGGCACCGGCGACAAGCGCAGCGTGACGCCACCGCCTCCCGAACTGGACTATGAAATGTGGATCGGGCCTGCGACGATGCAGGACTACATTGAGTGCCGCGTGCACAAGAACTGGCGCTGGGACTACAACATCGGCGGCGGTCAGCTTCTCGACTGGATCGGGCACCACTGCGACATCGCGCACTGGGGAATGGACATGGACCGCAGCGGTCCCAATGAGGTGAGCCCCATCCAGGTGGACATGCCACCGCGCACCGACATCTGGAACACCGCCACCAAGTACCGCGCCGAGGCCAAGTATGCCGGCGGCATCACCATGACCATCGCGGGCGGCCATGACGACATCAAGATGGGCACCAAGTGGATCGGCACGGACGGCTGGGTGTATGTGAACCGTGGCGGCGCGTATGATTGCTCCAACCCGGCGCTCAAACAGATGGTCAAGAAGCGGAAGGATGAGAAGGACCCGAAGAGCGAGATCATCGAAGTGGCCAAGGCTCCGAAGCTGGGAGATGACATCATCAAGACCCGCCTCTACGAAACCAAGGGGCACCACCGCAACTTCCTCGATTGCGTGAAGAGCCGCCAGCCCACTGTGACTCCGGTGGAGACCGCGCATCACAGTGCCACGCCAGGCCACCTTGCCCTGATTTCCTTCCTCACCAACCGCTCTATCAAGTGGGATCCGGTGAAAGAGGAGATCCTGGGTGATGCCGATGCCGCCAAGCTGCTGGGCCGTGAGTATCGCGGGCCTTGGAAGCTGGAGGTGTGA
- a CDS encoding DMP19 family protein produces MIGFSPTWQKFASKARCFERFDYLFDKDVRPEWARSKYLGLNEGRKMAVRFYWFKAELNNGGLPQYFWNSSGAFTADQIADLAKIGCQTESEILCSAARKLFGSVTPPTDTTERRTQIQAFYGTHPFNDDDDQERLLQLDGKDDLRSETSHLQDNQKAIAEALCAWFRSNSLFFTRLKDKP; encoded by the coding sequence ATGATTGGCTTCTCTCCAACTTGGCAAAAATTTGCGTCCAAAGCCCGATGCTTTGAACGATTCGACTATCTATTCGACAAGGACGTGAGGCCTGAATGGGCCAGATCAAAATATCTTGGCTTAAATGAGGGCCGGAAGATGGCCGTACGATTTTACTGGTTCAAAGCTGAGTTAAACAATGGCGGTCTGCCTCAGTACTTCTGGAACTCTAGTGGTGCTTTTACCGCCGATCAGATTGCTGACCTCGCAAAGATTGGCTGCCAAACCGAGTCAGAAATCCTTTGCTCAGCAGCTCGTAAACTATTTGGTTCTGTAACTCCTCCGACAGACACTACAGAACGCAGAACACAGATTCAGGCCTTTTACGGCACACATCCGTTCAACGATGATGACGATCAGGAGCGATTGTTACAGTTGGACGGCAAAGATGATCTGAGGTCAGAGACTTCTCATTTGCAAGACAATCAAAAAGCGATTGCCGAAGCTTTGTGCGCCTGGTTCCGCTCAAACAGTCTCTTCTTCACTCGCCTCAAGGACAAGCCATGA
- a CDS encoding carboxy terminal-processing peptidase has product MTRNFFTPVAAAASALALLLPTAQAETNFGQVAMHVAYMLQNHHYSKQDFDDKVSGEMLHNYLNMLDFKHIFFTEQDVAGFKDKYETTLDDHVLMRNISPAIEIYDIYKERVKERVEFLKKALETNKFTFDSKRTIQIKRDKAPWPKDKAEQDKLWLDIIEDNLLAERIADETRERDEKKKAEKAAAKKAESAAAKPEAKAEEPKAAAPAKPEVAAKKDKDKDDKDLTPKERVLKDYTRLLESINENDTKDVVNFFLSSLATAYDPHTEYMSTDESDNFRIHMSHKLVGIGALLGQKDDGAEIQGIVVGGPADKQGQLKLNDRIIAVAQGDDEFVDVKYLKLQKIVDMIRGEKNTTVRIKIVPADDPAGTRIIAIVRDEVPLKEKLANAELLVTPPDLGKTLKVGWINLSNFYADMENGTVSTSADVERLLRRLMKEKIDGLVLDLRDNGGGSLDEAIKLTGLFVPAGPVVQAKDWRGSITWRDCENEKPVYDGPMIVLTNKASASASEILAAALQDYHRALIVGDKSTFGKGTVQTILPVERYMPFFSDKKGAGDLKVTIQKFYRIAGGSTQLKGVEADVPLPSIRDVLDIGEASAENPLPYDTIPPRKYPLFRKDPFPIEEINARVKSRLATNPEFQNVVDEAKRLKDKIDRNTVSLNLQEREKERLDNEARRDKQTEERAKRVKEVAERIKDNGFKTYHLTLDNVDKPDLVPESAFTKEMNSGMRTASKDEEGGSDESKFPYGVEPVKLETIHVLRDLLELDHKPTTAAKTEDKAAAADKPQAQ; this is encoded by the coding sequence ATGACTCGCAATTTCTTCACCCCCGTCGCGGCTGCGGCCTCCGCCCTCGCGCTTCTCCTTCCTACCGCGCAGGCAGAGACCAATTTCGGCCAGGTGGCCATGCACGTGGCCTACATGCTGCAGAACCACCACTACTCGAAGCAGGACTTTGACGACAAGGTGTCCGGGGAGATGCTGCACAACTACCTGAACATGCTGGACTTCAAGCACATCTTCTTTACCGAGCAGGATGTGGCGGGCTTCAAGGACAAGTATGAGACCACCCTCGACGACCATGTGCTGATGCGTAACATCAGCCCGGCGATCGAGATCTATGACATCTACAAGGAGCGTGTGAAGGAGCGCGTGGAATTCCTGAAGAAGGCGCTGGAGACCAACAAGTTCACCTTTGACTCCAAGCGCACCATCCAGATCAAGCGCGACAAGGCCCCCTGGCCGAAAGACAAGGCCGAACAGGACAAGCTCTGGCTGGACATCATCGAGGACAATCTGCTGGCAGAGCGCATCGCCGACGAGACCCGTGAGCGCGACGAAAAAAAGAAGGCTGAGAAGGCTGCCGCCAAGAAGGCCGAAAGCGCTGCCGCCAAGCCCGAGGCAAAAGCGGAGGAGCCCAAAGCCGCCGCCCCGGCCAAGCCTGAGGTCGCCGCCAAGAAAGACAAGGACAAGGACGACAAAGACCTGACGCCCAAGGAACGTGTGCTGAAGGACTACACCCGCCTGCTCGAAAGCATCAACGAGAACGACACCAAGGATGTGGTGAACTTCTTCCTCTCCAGCCTCGCCACCGCCTACGACCCGCACACGGAGTACATGAGCACGGATGAGAGCGACAACTTCCGCATCCACATGTCCCACAAGCTGGTGGGCATCGGCGCACTGCTCGGCCAGAAGGACGATGGTGCCGAGATCCAGGGCATCGTGGTCGGCGGCCCTGCTGACAAGCAAGGGCAGCTCAAGCTGAATGACCGCATCATCGCCGTGGCCCAGGGCGACGACGAGTTTGTGGACGTGAAGTACCTCAAGCTGCAGAAGATCGTGGACATGATCCGCGGCGAGAAGAACACCACCGTTCGCATCAAGATTGTCCCGGCTGATGACCCCGCCGGCACCCGCATCATCGCCATCGTGCGTGATGAGGTGCCGCTGAAGGAAAAGCTGGCCAATGCCGAGCTGCTGGTGACTCCGCCGGACCTGGGCAAGACGCTCAAAGTGGGCTGGATCAACCTCTCCAACTTCTATGCCGACATGGAAAACGGCACCGTCAGTACCAGTGCTGACGTGGAGCGCCTGCTGCGTCGTCTGATGAAGGAAAAGATCGACGGTCTGGTGCTGGATCTGCGTGACAACGGCGGCGGCTCCCTGGATGAAGCCATCAAGCTCACCGGCCTCTTTGTCCCCGCCGGACCTGTGGTGCAGGCCAAGGACTGGCGTGGCAGCATCACCTGGCGCGATTGCGAAAACGAGAAGCCGGTGTATGACGGCCCGATGATCGTGCTGACCAACAAGGCCAGCGCCTCCGCCTCTGAAATTTTGGCCGCCGCCCTGCAGGACTACCACCGCGCGCTGATTGTGGGAGACAAGTCCACCTTCGGCAAAGGCACGGTGCAGACCATCCTGCCTGTGGAGCGCTACATGCCCTTCTTCAGCGACAAGAAAGGTGCTGGTGACCTGAAGGTGACGATTCAGAAGTTCTACCGCATCGCCGGTGGCTCCACCCAGCTCAAGGGCGTGGAGGCTGACGTGCCGCTGCCCTCCATCCGTGACGTGCTGGACATCGGCGAAGCCTCCGCTGAGAATCCGCTGCCCTACGACACCATCCCGCCGCGCAAGTATCCGCTCTTCCGCAAGGACCCGTTTCCGATCGAAGAGATCAATGCCCGAGTGAAGAGCCGCCTGGCCACCAATCCTGAATTCCAGAACGTGGTCGATGAGGCCAAGCGCCTGAAGGACAAGATCGACCGCAACACGGTGAGCCTGAACCTGCAGGAGCGCGAGAAAGAGCGCCTGGACAACGAAGCTCGACGCGACAAGCAGACCGAAGAGCGCGCCAAGCGTGTGAAGGAAGTGGCTGAGCGCATCAAGGACAACGGCTTCAAGACCTACCACCTGACGCTCGACAATGTGGACAAGCCCGACCTCGTACCCGAGTCCGCTTTTACCAAGGAGATGAACTCCGGCATGCGCACGGCCTCCAAGGATGAAGAGGGTGGCAGTGACGAATCCAAGTTCCCGTATGGCGTGGAGCCCGTGAAGTTGGAAACCATCCACGTCCTGCGCGATCTGCTGGAGTTGGACCACAAGCCGACCACCGCTGCCAAGACGGAGGACAAAGCCGCTGCTGCGGACAAGCCTCAGGCTCAGTAA
- a CDS encoding DUF1361 domain-containing protein gives MSARVFLLNLCACLWCCFTLVLRIHLAGHHHYAFMVWNLFLAAIPLGLSLGLSRISRLSLALPVLALWLLFFPNAPYVLTDLIHLNEHPANVPKWLDLLMLLSFALVSLWLGFQSLHIVQHWFARKFSHATAWCVSVGSLGLSGFGVYLGRFDRWNSWDLLHRPASLLTRIASYVLHPLAHSRTWGFTLGFGTLLILAYLFWLSSAAAAPVNRKIE, from the coding sequence ATGTCCGCCCGCGTCTTTTTGCTGAACCTGTGCGCCTGCCTGTGGTGCTGCTTCACCCTGGTGCTGCGCATTCATCTGGCTGGGCATCATCATTACGCCTTCATGGTGTGGAATCTCTTCCTGGCCGCCATTCCGCTGGGTCTCAGCCTGGGCCTGAGCAGAATCAGCCGTCTCTCCCTGGCTCTACCGGTGCTGGCGCTTTGGCTGCTGTTCTTCCCCAATGCCCCCTATGTCCTCACGGACCTGATACACCTCAACGAGCACCCCGCCAACGTACCCAAATGGCTGGACCTGCTGATGCTGCTCTCCTTTGCCCTCGTCTCTCTCTGGCTCGGCTTTCAGTCCCTGCACATCGTGCAGCACTGGTTTGCGCGGAAGTTCTCTCATGCCACCGCGTGGTGCGTCAGCGTGGGCTCGCTCGGCCTGAGCGGCTTCGGCGTTTACCTGGGCCGCTTTGACCGCTGGAACAGCTGGGACCTCCTGCACCGGCCCGCTTCCCTGCTCACCCGCATCGCCTCCTACGTGCTGCACCCTCTGGCGCATTCTCGCACCTGGGGTTTCACTCTCGGCTTCGGCACCCTGCTGATCCTGGCCTATCTTTTCTGGCTTTCCTCAGCAGCTGCAGCCCCTGTGAATCGTAAAATAGAATAG
- a CDS encoding MogA/MoaB family molybdenum cofactor biosynthesis protein yields MQVGIITVSDRASEGVYEDLGGPALKKAAEGYGWTVAAEAIVPDDLKRIQETIHSFGAQGCALILTTGGTGIAERDVTPEAIRGIMRVEIPGFGELMRMKSLELTPNAILSRSLAAVVERSLVIALPGKPQGAVDCLGFVLGAIPHTVKLAQRVPTSC; encoded by the coding sequence ATGCAGGTAGGCATCATCACGGTATCTGATCGCGCCAGCGAGGGCGTGTATGAGGATCTGGGCGGCCCGGCGCTGAAAAAGGCGGCGGAAGGCTATGGCTGGACTGTCGCCGCGGAGGCGATCGTCCCAGACGATCTGAAGCGCATCCAGGAGACGATTCATTCCTTTGGAGCCCAGGGCTGCGCGCTCATTCTTACCACGGGTGGTACGGGCATCGCCGAGCGGGATGTCACACCCGAGGCCATTCGTGGCATTATGCGGGTGGAGATTCCCGGCTTTGGCGAGCTCATGCGCATGAAGTCACTGGAACTGACGCCCAATGCCATCCTCTCCCGCAGCCTTGCGGCAGTGGTGGAGCGCAGCCTCGTCATCGCCCTGCCAGGCAAGCCGCAGGGTGCCGTGGACTGCCTCGGCTTTGTCCTGGGGGCCATTCCCCATACGGTAAAGCTGGCCCAGCGCGTGCCGACGAGCTGCTAA
- a CDS encoding DUF1501 domain-containing protein, whose product MNSPLSRRQILSRASTGFGMAALAGLMQEEAQAALPLVNRAKRFASKARSVIFLYMSGGVSHVDSFDHKPLLTKYAGQPMPGAVKKTQFNNNGTVQPSHWDFKRYGQSGLEVSDLFPQIGGVVDELCQLRGMTAKFSEHAQGNFFMHTGFPFLGYPSAGAWTSYGLGTESSDLPGYIVLQSGGASTPHGGVGLFSNGFLPAQHQASIVKADEAEAVANIRPRQPHDMQRRQLDFIGSMDRRFVSTTQHDMHIEAAISNYEMAWRMQSAVPELCDISGETETTKKLYGLDDPEPKKAAYARQCLLARRLVERGVRFIELSTLAYNVGGGNGANPWDHHGAIKEGHGKMANQIDQPIAALIKDLRSRGLLDSTLLVWAGEFGRTPFAQGTNGRDHNPYGFTVWMAGGGVKGGHVYGATDDFGYNAVENISTVYDMWATVLHLMGIDHEQLTYRFSGRDLRLTDVHGNVLKDIIA is encoded by the coding sequence ATGAACTCCCCCCTCTCCCGCCGTCAAATTCTCTCCCGAGCCTCCACCGGTTTCGGCATGGCCGCACTTGCGGGTCTCATGCAGGAAGAGGCTCAAGCGGCGCTGCCGCTCGTCAATCGCGCCAAGCGCTTTGCTTCCAAAGCCCGCAGCGTCATCTTCCTCTACATGAGCGGCGGTGTCTCTCACGTGGACTCCTTCGATCACAAGCCGCTCCTCACCAAGTATGCGGGCCAGCCGATGCCCGGCGCGGTGAAGAAGACGCAGTTCAACAACAACGGCACCGTCCAGCCCTCGCATTGGGACTTCAAACGCTACGGACAGTCCGGCCTGGAGGTCAGCGACCTCTTTCCGCAGATTGGCGGTGTGGTGGACGAGCTATGCCAGCTCCGTGGCATGACGGCCAAATTCAGCGAGCATGCGCAGGGAAATTTCTTCATGCACACCGGCTTCCCCTTCCTCGGCTATCCCAGCGCAGGAGCATGGACGAGCTACGGGCTCGGCACCGAGTCGAGCGATCTTCCCGGCTACATCGTGCTGCAGAGCGGCGGTGCCTCCACTCCGCATGGCGGCGTGGGCCTCTTCAGCAATGGCTTCCTCCCCGCGCAGCATCAGGCCAGCATCGTGAAAGCTGATGAAGCCGAAGCTGTGGCCAACATCCGCCCGCGCCAGCCGCACGACATGCAGCGCAGGCAGCTCGACTTCATCGGCAGCATGGACCGCCGCTTTGTCAGCACCACGCAGCACGATATGCACATCGAGGCCGCCATCTCCAACTACGAGATGGCCTGGCGCATGCAGTCCGCCGTGCCCGAACTCTGCGACATCTCCGGCGAAACCGAAACCACCAAGAAGCTCTACGGTCTGGATGATCCGGAACCCAAAAAAGCCGCCTACGCCCGCCAGTGCCTGCTGGCGCGTCGGCTCGTCGAGCGTGGCGTGCGCTTCATCGAGCTGAGCACGCTGGCCTACAACGTGGGCGGTGGCAACGGTGCCAACCCCTGGGACCACCACGGCGCGATCAAGGAAGGCCACGGCAAGATGGCGAACCAGATCGACCAGCCCATCGCCGCGCTCATCAAAGACCTGCGCTCGCGCGGCCTGCTGGACAGCACGCTTCTCGTCTGGGCCGGTGAATTTGGCCGCACGCCCTTTGCCCAGGGCACCAATGGCCGCGACCACAATCCCTACGGCTTCACCGTCTGGATGGCCGGTGGTGGCGTCAAAGGCGGCCACGTGTACGGTGCCACCGATGACTTCGGCTACAACGCCGTCGAAAACATCTCCACCGTCTATGACATGTGGGCCACCGTGCTGCACCTCATGGGCATCGACCACGAGCAGCTCACCTACCGCTTCAGCGGTCGTGATCTGCGCCTGACGGATGTGCATGGCAACGTGCTCAAAGACATCATCGCCTGA
- a CDS encoding DCC1-like thiol-disulfide oxidoreductase family protein encodes MPSYDPSHDHLLLFDGVCHLCDASVRFIVRHDAAGCIKFAPIQSPLGRELYSRHGLDPDAPGSMLFLTPKGAFKESDAALEIARTLGIPWKLALLFKPVPHFLRDAAYAFIARNRYRWFGKHESCMMPTPELRARMLE; translated from the coding sequence GTGCCCAGCTACGATCCCAGCCACGACCACCTCCTGCTCTTTGATGGCGTCTGCCATCTTTGCGATGCCAGCGTGCGCTTCATCGTGCGGCACGATGCCGCAGGGTGCATCAAGTTCGCCCCCATTCAGAGCCCCCTCGGCCGCGAGCTCTACTCACGTCATGGCCTGGACCCTGATGCCCCCGGCTCCATGCTCTTTCTCACGCCCAAGGGAGCCTTCAAAGAAAGCGATGCTGCACTCGAGATCGCCCGCACTCTCGGCATTCCATGGAAGCTGGCGCTCCTCTTCAAACCCGTGCCTCATTTCCTCCGCGATGCCGCCTACGCCTTCATCGCCCGCAACCGCTACCGCTGGTTCGGAAAGCATGAATCGTGCATGATGCCCACACCTGAGTTAAGAGCCCGCATGCTGGAGTAG
- a CDS encoding DUF1501 domain-containing protein, with product MNSLLSRRQMLAHASTGFGMAALAGLMQAESPVNRAKRFAPKARSVIFCYMSGGVSHLDSFDPKPLLEKYAGQPMPVEVKKTQFNNNGTVQPAHWAFHRHGQSGMPVSELFPHMATLADEICVIRSMTAKFSEHAQGNFFMHSGFPFLGYPSAGAWASYGLGTESRDLPGYIVLQSGDATVPHGGVGVFSNGFLPAQHQASIIKADAEEAVKNIRSRQPRARQRRQLDFISDMDHRFASMAQHDVHVDAAIANYEMAWRMQSAVPELCDISGETEATKKLYGMDGPDDTRTAYARQCLLARRLVERGVRFVELSCLPQKLGGKQAANPWDQHGEIKKGHANMAYQVDQPIAALVKDLKSRGLLDSTLVIWAGEFGRTPFAQGTDGRDHNPYGFTIWMAGGGIKPGHIYGATDDFGYDAIENVCTVYDMWATVLHLMGIDHEQLTYRFSGRDLRLTDVHGNVLRDVIA from the coding sequence ATGAATTCCCTCCTCTCACGCCGCCAGATGCTCGCCCATGCCTCCACCGGCTTTGGCATGGCCGCGCTTGCGGGACTCATGCAGGCGGAGTCGCCGGTGAATCGTGCGAAGCGCTTTGCCCCGAAGGCCCGCAGCGTGATCTTCTGCTACATGAGCGGCGGGGTCTCTCACCTCGACTCCTTTGATCCGAAGCCGCTGCTGGAAAAATACGCCGGGCAGCCCATGCCGGTGGAGGTGAAGAAGACGCAGTTCAACAACAACGGCACCGTCCAGCCCGCGCACTGGGCTTTTCATCGCCACGGCCAGAGCGGCATGCCGGTGAGCGAGCTCTTCCCGCACATGGCCACGCTGGCGGATGAGATCTGCGTCATCCGCAGCATGACGGCCAAGTTCAGCGAGCACGCGCAGGGAAATTTCTTCATGCACAGCGGCTTCCCCTTTCTCGGTTATCCGAGCGCTGGTGCCTGGGCCAGCTATGGTCTTGGCACGGAGTCGCGTGACCTTCCCGGCTACATCGTGCTGCAAAGCGGCGACGCCACGGTGCCGCACGGCGGTGTGGGAGTCTTCAGCAACGGCTTCCTGCCCGCGCAGCATCAGGCCAGCATCATCAAGGCCGATGCCGAAGAAGCCGTGAAAAACATCCGCTCCCGGCAGCCGCGCGCCAGACAGCGCCGCCAGCTAGACTTCATCAGTGACATGGACCACCGCTTTGCCAGCATGGCGCAGCACGACGTGCATGTGGATGCCGCCATCGCCAATTACGAAATGGCCTGGCGCATGCAGTCCGCCGTGCCCGAGCTGTGCGACATCTCCGGCGAGACCGAGGCCACGAAAAAGCTCTACGGCATGGACGGCCCGGACGACACCCGCACCGCCTATGCGCGGCAGTGCCTGCTCGCACGTCGGCTGGTGGAGCGCGGCGTGCGCTTTGTAGAGCTGAGCTGTCTGCCGCAAAAGCTCGGCGGCAAACAAGCGGCGAACCCCTGGGATCAGCACGGAGAAATCAAAAAAGGCCACGCCAACATGGCCTATCAGGTGGACCAGCCCATCGCTGCCCTCGTCAAAGATCTCAAATCACGTGGCCTGCTGGACAGCACGCTGGTCATCTGGGCTGGTGAGTTTGGCCGCACCCCCTTTGCCCAGGGCACCGACGGCCGCGATCACAACCCCTACGGCTTCACCATCTGGATGGCCGGCGGCGGCATCAAGCCCGGCCACATCTACGGCGCCACGGACGACTTCGGTTACGATGCCATCGAAAACGTCTGCACTGTCTATGACATGTGGGCCACCGTGCTGCACCTGATGGGCATCGACCACGAGCAGCTCACCTACCGCTTCAGCGGCCGCGATCTGCGGCTCACCGATGTCCACGGCAATGTGCTGCGCGATGTGATCGCGTAG
- a CDS encoding MBL fold metallo-hydrolase, with protein MPQISTYTGGIAATNGHVLSLPGGTVLVDAPDGISGWLRLNKIKVDAVLLTHQHFDHVLDAAAVKAEHGCPVYSFAPYSRDLTLETLYGAASGSPFSVPPFDVDIALKGESQVEVLGETWKLFHVPGHSPDSLCYYLENQDLLFGGDVLFLDSVGRTDLPGGSGALLLSGIIKKLFPLPDATRVFPGHGDDTTIGRERLENPFLT; from the coding sequence ATGCCTCAAATCTCCACCTACACCGGCGGCATCGCCGCCACCAATGGTCACGTCCTCTCCCTGCCCGGCGGCACGGTGCTTGTCGATGCCCCTGATGGCATATCCGGCTGGCTCCGGCTCAACAAGATCAAGGTGGATGCCGTGCTCCTGACCCACCAGCATTTCGACCATGTGCTGGATGCCGCTGCCGTGAAGGCGGAGCACGGCTGCCCGGTCTATTCCTTTGCCCCGTATTCACGCGACCTGACACTGGAAACCCTCTACGGTGCGGCCAGCGGCAGCCCTTTCTCCGTGCCTCCTTTTGACGTCGATATCGCTCTCAAAGGAGAGAGCCAGGTGGAGGTCCTCGGAGAGACCTGGAAGCTCTTCCATGTGCCCGGCCATTCGCCCGACAGCCTGTGCTACTACCTGGAAAATCAGGACCTGCTTTTTGGCGGCGACGTGCTCTTTCTTGACAGCGTGGGCCGCACCGATTTACCCGGAGGTTCCGGCGCACTGCTGCTCAGCGGTATCATCAAAAAATTGTTCCCTCTGCCCGATGCCACACGCGTCTTTCCCGGCCACGGCGATGACACCACCATAGGCCGGGAACGGCTTGAGAATCCGTTTCTCACGTGA